The proteins below are encoded in one region of Indicator indicator isolate 239-I01 chromosome 34, UM_Iind_1.1, whole genome shotgun sequence:
- the KCNJ5 gene encoding G protein-activated inward rectifier potassium channel 4, translating into MAGDSRIFMNQDMDIGVTSREPKKIPKQARDDVPIATDRTRLISAEGKKPRQRYMEKSGKCNVHHGNVQETYRYLSDLFTTLVDLKWRFNLLVFTMVYTITWLFFGFIWWLIAYIRGDLDHLEDENWIPCVENLSGFVSAFLFSIETETTIGYGHRVITEKCPEGIVLLLIQAILGSIVNAFMVGCMFVKISQPKKRAETLMFSNNAVISMRDEKLCLMFRVGDLRNSHIVEASIRAKLIKSKQTKEGEFIPLNQTDINVGFDTGDDRLFLVSPLIISHEINEKSPFWEMSRTQLEKEEFEIVVILEGMVEATGMTCQARSSYMDTEVLWGHRFTPVLTLEKDFYEVDYNSFHSTYETNTPVCCAKELAASRREGQLLGHLSSATLLSGGREAEPAKEEEEEEEEEEEEEGKEPAGLNGANGTAGEVKEDIPV; encoded by the exons atgGCTGGAGATTCTAGAATCTTCATGAACCAGGACATGGACATTGGTGTTACATCCAGAGAGCCTAAGAAGATTCCCAAGCAGGCTCGGGATGATGTCCCCATTGCCACCGACCGAACCAGGCTCATCTCAGCGGAAGGGAAGAAGCCACGGCAGCGTTACATGGAGAAAAGTGGCAAATGCAACGTCCACCATGGGAACGTCCAAGAAACCTACCGGTACCTTAGCGACCTCTTCACCACGCTGGTGGACCTCAAGTGGCGTTTTAACCTCCTGGTCTTCACTATGGTCTATACCATcacttggttgttttttgggttcaTATGGTGGCTCATTGCCTACATCCGGGGAGACCTGGACCACCTGGAAGATGAGAACTGGATCCCCTGTGTGGAAAACCTCAGTGgatttgtttctgcctttctgttttCGATCGAGACCGAGACGACCATTGGGTATGGCCACAGGGTCATAACGGAGAAGTGCCCAGAGGGCATCGTGCTGCTCCTGATCCAGGCTATTCTGGGCTCCATTGTCAATGCATTCATGGTGGGATGCATGTTTGTCAAGATCAGCCAACCAAAGAAGAGGGCTGAAACCCTCATGTTTTCCAACAACGCAGTGATCTCCATGAGGGATGAGAAGCTCTGTCTCATGTTCCGGGTTGGAGACCTCCGCAATTCCCACATTGTCGAGGCTTCCATCAGAGCCAAACTGATTAAATCCAAACAGACCAAAGAAGGAGAGTTTATCCCCTTGAACCAAACGGACATCAACGTGGGATTTGACACTGGAGATGACAGATTGTTCCTGGTGTCGCCTCTGATCATCTCGCATGAGATCAATGAGAAAAGCCCCTTCTGGGAGATGTCCCGCACCCAGCTGGAGAAAGAGGAGTTTGAAATCGTGGTCATCCTGGAAGGAATGGTGGAAGCAACAG GCATGACTTGCCAGGCTCGCAGCTCCTACATGGACACCGAGGTGCTGTGGGGACATCGCTTCACTCCTGTCCTCACCCTGGAGAAGGACTTCTATGAAGTTGACTACAACAGCTTCCACAGCACTTACGAGACCAACACCCCCGTGTGCTGCGCCAAGGAGCTGGCCGCGTCCCGCCGCGAGGGACAGCTCCTCGGCCACCTCTCCAGTGCCACCCTCCTGAGTGgaggcagagaagcagagccagcaaaagaggaagaagaagaggaggaggaggaggaggaggaggaaggcaaggAGCCAGCAGGACTGAATGGAGCCAACGGGACAGCAGGAGAGGTGAAAGAAGATATACCTGTCTAA